A region of Stegostoma tigrinum isolate sSteTig4 chromosome 3, sSteTig4.hap1, whole genome shotgun sequence DNA encodes the following proteins:
- the LOC125451119 gene encoding NFIL3 like protein-like, which translates to MATASSVSPCSRAMGPLARRSREFTPEELKDTVYWERRRRNNEAARRSRQKRRYRELVLEQRLLELLEENCRLRTHLLTLQLPSDPPIDKQPDTVLSIDLCEAVAESRNWGRNPPAK; encoded by the exons ATGGCCACTGCGTCGAGTGTGTCTCCCTGCTCGCGAGCAATGGGTCCCCTTGCCCGTCGGAGCCGCGAATTCACGCCGGAAGAGCTGAAGGACACAGTTTACTGGGAGCGGCGACGCCGCAACAACGAAGCGGCGCGCAGGTCGCGCCAGAAGCGGCGCTACAGGGAGTTAGTGTTGGAGCAGCGGTTGTTGGAGCTACTGGAAGAGAACTGCCGGCTCAGGACTCACCTGTTGACGCTGCAACTGCCGTCGGACCCCCCCATTGACAAGCAGCCAGATACAG TGTTGTCGATCGATCTCTGCGAAGCAGTAGCCGAATCAAGAAACTGGGGGAGGAATCCTCCAGCAAAATGA